DNA from Pajaroellobacter abortibovis:
AGCTATCGTTGTGCAGGAACCATTGTTTCAGCTGAGGCTCGTAGACATAGGCGAAACAATGTCCGCCTGCTAATGACCCGGAGTGTCCAACGACCACTTTAATGTTAAAAGTCTTCGTAGTGTGAATCGTGGTGGGTTGGGACTTGTTGTCTGCAGGTGCATCATAGAGTGAGATCTGGATTTGTTGTGAAATCTGAACCGGGGTCTCAATTTTCGATAGGACCTTGCCAGTAATATCTTTTTTAAATCGCAACAATTGAATGATTAGCTGATCAGGGATTTTCCCTCTTGCAGAAATGAAAAAAGGTTGTTGGAGACAAGTCTGTTTTCTGCCGGGAGGGGGCGTATAGTCGTCTATGAAAGAGCCTTGCAATAGGAATTGAAGGGCCTCCATCACATTTCTAGACGTAGGGGAGGTATCAATTCCTAAAGAGAGCACAGACTGGTGATAAACTGGTGTCAGATTTGTATAACTCGAAGGACAAGATATCCAATCCTGCATATCAATCATTTTTCCATATGCTAATCTATCAAGAAGGAAGCGGATGTATTCAGCTGCGTCGCTTTGATCGCCAGGAATTTTTTCGTTAGTGAGAGCGTAATAGGAATCTTTGATATTGGAGAAAAGGGTAGAAGATTCTTGTTCAAAATATTGGTGATCTATGGGCTCTTGATTGTCGAGAAGGAGCTGATGATTCTCTGCCATTCCTTTGAAGAGAGGAAACATCGCTTTTTTTAGAGAGATACGATCTTGTGTTTGTTGTGATGCTGTAGAAAGGT
Protein-coding regions in this window:
- a CDS encoding ubiquitin carboxyl-terminal hydrolase, with product MPDPFRRKSKRALHLSTIVFWSALEAACGSSSKNEETTSPRSNDTVDVSTQTTTSSPNNPPAPNPQSQPTDPSTQKWSVGLGLQNLGNTCFANASHKLLANLTDAPSAFDPSLDPEINQDLSTASQQTQDRISLKKAMFPLFKGMAENHQLLLDNQEPIDHQYFEQESSTLFSNIKDSYYALTNEKIPGDQSDAAEYIRFLLDRLAYGKMIDMQDWISCPSSYTNLTPVYHQSVLSLGIDTSPTSRNVMEALQFLLQGSFIDDYTPPPGRKQTCLQQPFFISARGKIPDQLIIQLLRFKKDITGKVLSKIETPVQISQQIQISLYDAPADNKSQPTTIHTTKTFNIKVVVGHSGSLAGGHCFAYVYEPQLKQWFLHNDSSVSPLQEQEVSHQTATAGYLLLYTK